A DNA window from Primulina tabacum isolate GXHZ01 chromosome 12, ASM2559414v2, whole genome shotgun sequence contains the following coding sequences:
- the LOC142521210 gene encoding vesicle transport v-SNARE 12-like: MSEIFEGYERQYCELSANLSRKCNSAAALPDGEKKKQEVAELQAGLDDADVLTRKLDLEARSLQPSLKASLLAKLREYKADLNKLKREVKKLTLLNSNQPSNEDLESGMAGAHMASANQRDRLAMSTERLNQSTDRLTESRRAALETEQLGVSILEDLHQQRETLLHSHKKLSDVDSAIDKSKKVLTSMSRRISRNKWIVGSIIAALIFAIIMVLYLKIFH; encoded by the exons ATGAGCGAGATTTTTGAAGGATATGAGAGGCAGTATTGTGAGCTATCCGCGAATTTGTCAAGGAAATGTAACTCTGCCGCTGCTCTTCCCGATGGAG AGAAAAAGAAACAGGAGGTTGCTGAACTCCAAGCTGGATTGGATGATGCGGATGTTCTG ACTCGAAAATTGGATCTTGAGGCCAGAAGTTTGCAGCCAAGCTTGAAAGCTTCACTTCTTGCTAAGCTTAGGGAATATAAAGCCGATCTGAATAAGCTGAAAAGGGAAGTGAAGAAATTGACACTGCTTAATTCTAATCAGCCTTCTAATGAAGATTTAGAATCTGGAATGGCTGGTGCACACATG GCTTCTGCAAATCAAAGGGACAGATTGGCAATGTCAACTGAGAGGCTAAACCAATCAACCGACAGATTAACGGAGAGTCGAAGAGCTGCGCTGGAGACCGAACAGCTTGGCGTGTCAATCCTTGAAGATTTGCATCAGCAACGTGAAACTCTTTTACACTCTCACAAGAAG CTTTCCGATGTAGATAGTGCGATTGACAAGAGCAAGAAGGTGTTGACTTCCATGTCTAGAAGGATCAGCCGGAATAAGTGGATTGTTGGTTCCATAATTGCTGCCCTTATCTTTGCAATAATCATGGTCCTGTACCTAAAAATTTTTCATTGA